The following are encoded together in the Lactuca sativa cultivar Salinas chromosome 1, Lsat_Salinas_v11, whole genome shotgun sequence genome:
- the LOC111878823 gene encoding uncharacterized protein LOC111878823, giving the protein MDVKPTVALRAILVGCIAAVAKIAGAAKAAGGVKLGAAAVAVTAAAGATMTGSKQDANQSSK; this is encoded by the coding sequence ATGGATGTAAAACCTACAGTTGCCTTAAGGGCTATACTAGTTGGATGTATAGCTGCAGTTGCTAAGATAGCAGGAGCTGCAAAAGCTGCTGGTGGTGTAAAGCTTGGTGCAGCTGCGGTTGCAGTCACAGCTGCTGCTGGGGCCACCATGACAGGATCAAAGCAAGATGCTAACCAATCATCCAAATGA
- the LOC111878816 gene encoding nucleosome assembly protein 1;4: MGNNKKETLDMSDIGASLPAAAAAALSAGDRAGLVNALKHKLQNLSGEHSDVLENLTPVVRKRVEVLQGIQAQHDEIEAKFFEERAALEAKYQKLYEPLYSKRYDIVNGVVEVDGVKGEDSMDQTDDKAKEEKGVPNFWVTAMKTHEILAEEISERDEEALKYLKDIKWCRIDDPKGFKLDFYFDTNPFFKNSVLTKIYHMIDDDEPILEKAIGTDIEWLPGKCLTQKILKKKPKKGSKNAKPITKTENCESFFNFFSPPQVPEDEDDIDEEVAEELQNQMEQDYDIGSTIRDKIIPHAVSWYTGEAAQDDEFEGIDDEDDEDEEEDDDDEEDEEDEEDDDDDDDDDEEEEDNKPKKKSSGHKKGGAAGGAQGEQPPECKQQ, translated from the exons ATGGGCAACAACAAGAAGGAAACGTTGGACATGTCCGATATCGGCGCCTCCCTACCGGCGGCGGCTGCTGCAG CTCTTAGTGCAGGAGATCGTGCTGGGCTTGTCAACGCTCTGAAG CATAAACTACAAAACCTATCGGGAGAGCACTCTGATGTTCTTGAGAATTTGACCCCGGTAGTCAGGAAGAGAGTTGAGGTTCTGCAAGGCATTCAG GCTCAACATGATGAGATAGAGGCAAAGTTTTTCGAAGAGAGAGCAGCCCTAGAAGCAAAATACCAAAAGCTATATGAACCACTATATTCAAAG AGATATGATATAGTGAATGGTGTTGTTGAGGTTGATGGAGTGAAGGGTGAAGATTCAATGGACCAGACAGATGATAAAGCTAAAGAAG AGAAGGGTGTGCCTAATTTCTGGGTAACTGCAATGAAGACACATGAAATTTTAGCAGAAGAG ATTTCTGAGCGAGATGAAGAAGCTCTCAAATATCTGAAGGATATCAAGTGGTGTCGAATTGATGATCCCAAGGGTTTCAAACTTGACTTCTATTTTGATACAAACCCGTTTTTTAAAAACTCTGTTTTGACAAAAATATACCATATGATTGATGATGATGAGCCTATATTAGAGAAAGCAATAGGGACAGACATTGAATGGTTGCCTGGAAAATGTTTGACTCAAAAGATCCTAAAAAAGAAACCTAAAAAGGGTTCCAAGAATGCTAAACCTATAACAAAGACTGAAAATTGTGAAAGCTTTTTCAACTTTTTTAGCCCCCCACAAGTCcccgaagatgaagatgatattgATGAGGAAGTG GCCGAAGAACTTCAAAACCAAATGGAGCAAGACTATGACATTGg TTCAACTATACGAGACAAAATTATCCCGCATGCTGTCTCGTGGTATACGGGTGAGGCTGCACAAGATGATGAGTTTGAAGGAAttgatgatgaggatgatgaagatgaggaagaagatgatgatgatgaagaagatgaagaggatgaggaagatgatgatgatgatgatgatgatgatgaggaagaagaagataacAAGCCCAAAAAGAAG TCATCTGGACACAAG AAGGGTGGAGCTGCTGGTGGTGCACAGGGTGAACAACCTCCTGAGTGCAAGCAACAGTAG